The Paenibacillus pabuli DNA segment ACTACGGAAATCGCATTGCTGAATTAAGGGAACAGCGGGGACTTACTCAAGAAGAACTTGCGAGCTCCATTCATATTACCAGGGCCGCTCTCTCCCATTATGAGAAAAATCGACGCAAACCGGATTTTGAAGTATTAACCAGACTTGCTGACATTTTTAATGTATCTATTGATTATCTCATTGGGCGTACGAAGCAGAGCGATGTGGTTATGGATGAGGATGTTCGAGAATTTGTGGACTCGCTTGAATTATCGGATAAGGAAGTGTTGGATCGCTTCGATCTGATGATTGACGGCAAACCCTTAACAGAAGAAGAGGCGCGTCGTTTTATTGCTTTTGTCCGAATGGAACGCAGCATGGATTAACTCCACCAAAGGAAGACCCAGTCCCGAGTAGCTTTCTCTTCGGTTCCTGGGTTTTTTTGCGTCTGAACTCCCTTCAATACATATTTGTGTATGATGACCTAGTTAATGATGCTCATTGTTGACGGAGGATATGAACTCGTTCCAACGCTCCGGGTCGATTCCGCATTGCAGTAAAACCTTCATGATGTCCATCTCGGTTGCTTCCACTTGTTTACCTGTCGGCTTACGTTCGCCCCTGTTTGGATTCTTCATATTCATTCCGCTAACCTCTCTTATCTATATATACTTTCTCTGCACTCCAAAACTAGCCTTATTATACTTGAGAATGCTCCTCAATGTTGTCGTCTCATGGCGAGAGCGTTTTTGGTCCGGGTTCTAATTTTGTCGAAACGCAAATAGGAGCTTTATCGCGCCTGATTGGCAGCCATAAAGCTCCTATTTATTCATCATACAATCTATTCACGCACTCCTGTCAATAGGAGGGACTTAACCACCTGCACGTGCAAGCTCACGCATATTGGCTTCAAATGCAGCCAGCAAAGCTTCCTCACCCGTCAAGCCTGTTGCCTGAACACGTTCGATTTGCTCTGTCATCCGTTTGAAGTCTTTCGGAATAACCCGAACGAACTGGTTCACTGAATCCTGCCAGTTATCCAAAATTCGCTCACCTGCAGCACTGCCTGTATAAGCCACATGACGTTGAATCATGCCACGCAGGTCTGCACTTTCCGATACATCTTCAATTCGCTCCAAAAGAACCATTTCCAGGTTACAACGCTGCAGGAATGTGCCTTTCGGATCATATACGTAAGCAATCCCTCCGGACATCCCGGCTGCAAAGTTACGACCTGTATCGCCCAGAACAACGACACGTCCGCCGGTCATATATTCACAACCGTGGTCACCCACACCCTCGACAACAACTTTTGCACCCGAATTCCGTACGGCAAACCGTTCACCTGCAATACCGCGGATATAGGCTTCACCACTGGTTGCTCCGTACAGAGCCGTGTTCCCAATAATGATATTATCTTCGGCATCGAACGTTGCTTTAGGGGAAGGCATAACAATCAGTTTACCTCCAGATAAGCCTTTACCAACATAGTCATTGGAGTCCCCTTCAACCGTCAGGGTCATCCCTTTAGGTACAAAGGCCCCGAAGCTTTGTCCGGCTGAGCCGACAAACTTGAATTGGACAGTGTCTTCCGGCAGTCCTGCAAGACCATACTTCCGTGTAATTTCACTACCCAGAATGGTACCTACCGCCCGGTTAACATTGGTAATCGGAAGCACAGCTTCAACCGGTTGGCCGGATTCGATTGCAGGCTGAGCCAATGTTAGCAATTGCTGCATGTCGAGTGTCTCTTCCAATTGGTGATTCTGATGCTGTGTACGATAACGTGCAGAACCTTCCGGCATCTCAGGTACATGCAGAAGCACCGACAGATCCACACCTTTTTTCTTCCAGTGGTCTACAGCCTCAACTGTTTCAAGACAATCCGTACGTCCAACCATTTCCTGAATGGTACGGAAACCGAGTTCAGCCATAATTTCACGTACATCTTCAGCAACGAAACGCATGAAGTTCACCACGTGAGCCGGATCACCCATATAATTTTTGCGGAGTTCCGGATTTTGGGTTGCTACACCGACTGGACATGTATCCATCTGACAAACACGCATCATGATACATCCCAGTGCCACGAGTGGTGCGGTGGAGAAACCATACTCCTCGGCTCCAAGCAATGCAGCAATCGCAAGGTCGCGGCCATTCAGCATTTTACCGTCTGTTTCCAGAACCACGCGGTCACGCAGATTGTTCAGCATCAGTGTTTGATGCGTCTCGGCAAGACCCAGCTCCCACGGCATACCCGCGTGACGGATTGAACCTTGTGGAGATGCCCCCGTACCTCCGTCGTATCCACTTACGAGGATAATATCGGCACGTCCTTTGGCTACACCTGCAGCAATGGTACCTACGCCGACTTCGGAAACCAGCTTCACGTTGATATCTGCACGTGGATTCGCGTTCTTCAGGTCATAGATCAACTCAGCCAGATCTTCGATAGAGTAAATGTCGTGATGCGGTGGCGGCGAGATCAGACCCACACCTGGGGTTGAGCCACGAACCTCAGCAACCCACGGATATACTTTACGTCCTGGCAGCTGTCCACCTTCACCCGGTTTCGCACCTTGTGCCATTTTGATCTGGATTTCGTCAGCATTCACGAGATAGTTCGAAGTAACACCGAAACGTCCGGACGCAACCTGTTTAATGGCACTGCGCCGTGAATCACCGTTGCTATCTTTAATGAAGCGAGCTGGATCTTCCCCGCCTTCACCCGTGTTCGATTTACCGCCGACACGGTTCATGGCAATCGCCAAATCTTCGTGTGCTTCCTTACTGATGGAACCGAAGGACATCGCACCTGTTTTGAAGCGGCGCATGATATTTTCCACGGATTCCACTTCTTCCAGAGGAACTGCCGGTCCTACCGGTTTCAGTTTCAGCATGGAACGAATGGTCAGCAACTGATCATTCTCACCCTGTACCAGTTTGGCATATTTTTTGTACAGGTTGTAATCGCCGGTACGAACGGCGTGCTGCAGCGTGTGAATCGTTTGCGGGTTGAATAGATGTTCTTCCCCATCATTACGCCACTGATATTCACCGCCGGAATCCAGTACTTTGTCATTGCCGTCTTTGTCCGTAAAGGCACGGTTATGGTGAGTCAGCACCTCTGCTGCCACTTCCTCCAGACCAATACCGCCGATCCGGGATGGCGTCCAGGTAAAGTAACGATCAACAAAATCAGACTTCAGACCAACCGCTTCGAAAATTTGAGCGCCGCGATAGGATTGAATGGTCGAGATTCCCATTTTGGACAATATTTTAATAACGCCTTTGGTTGCGGCTTTAATATAATTTTTGACAGCTTTCTCATGCGAGATGCCGCGCAGCAGCCCTTGCTGAATCATGTCATCCAGCGTTTCAAACGCCAGATAAGGGTTCACAGCACTTACGCCGTAGCCCAGCAGCAATGCGTAGTGATGAATATCACGTGGCTCTGCCGATTCCAGCAAAATGCTGACTTTGGTTCTTGTACCCTGACGGATCAGGTGGTGATGCAAACCTGCCACTGCAAGCAGTGCCGGAATAGCCGCGTTCTCCGCATCCACGCCGCGGTCGGACAAGATCAGGATGTTATGCCCTTTGTCGATGACACGGTCAGCTGCTTCGAAGAGCAGATCCATCGCTTTGCGAAGTCCTTCCGCTCCTTCTTTGGCCGTGAAGAAGATCGGGATGGTCATCGAGCGGAAGCCTGGACGGCGTACGTGACGAATCTTCGCAAAATCTTCATTCGACAAGACCGGTGTATCCAGACGAATCTGACGACAGCTTTCCGGTTCAGGATTGAGCAAGTTGCGCTCTGGACCAATCGTTGTTGCCGTAGACGTGACGATCTCTTCACGGATGGCATCGATCGGCGGATTGGTTACCTGTGCAAACATTTGTTTGAAGTAGTTATACAACCGCTGCGGACGATCCGACAGGACTGCCAGCGGTGCATCATAACCCATGGAACCCGTAGCTTCCATACCTGTGGATGCCATTGGCTCCAGCACTTTGCGCAGTTCTTCAAATGTATATCCATAGGCCAGCTGAAGCTGGGTTACGTTATCATGTTTTGGATCTGGAAGTTCCGGCGCTTCCGGCAATTCATTCAGATCCATCAAGTGCTCATCGAGCCACTCCTGATACGGATTCTCGGCTGCAATTAGAGCCTTCACTTCCTCATCCGAGATGATGCGGCCTTCTTGTGTATCCACGAGAAGCATGCGACCCGGACGCAGACGATCCTTATACAGAATTTCTTCCGGAGCAATATCAAGTACCCCAACCTCGGAGGACAAAATGATGCGGTCGTCCTTCGTTACATAATAACGTGCCGGACGCAGACCGTTACGGTCGAGTGTTGCACCAATCTGCAGACCATCCGTAAAGGCCATGGCTGCCGGCCCGTCCCAAGGCTCCATCATTGTGCTGTGATATTCATAAAATGCTTTTTTGGCCGGATCCATTCCCTCATCCGTGCTCCACGGTTCAGGAACCATCATCATCGCCACGTGTGGCAATGAACGTCCGCTCAAATACAAGAACTCCAGTGTGTTATCAAACATTGCCGTATCCGAACCGTCCGGATTGATGATCGGTTTCACTTTGGAGATGTCGTTGCCGAACACTTCGCTCTCAAACAGCGATTGACGCGCATGCATCCAGTTCACGTTACCACGCATCGTATTGATCTCACCGTTGTGGATCATGAAGCGATACGGGTGGGCACGTTCCCAGCTTGGGAATGTATTGGTACTGAAACGGGAGTGTACTAATGCAATCGCCGATTCAACCAGATCTTCCTGCAAATCCAGATAGAACTGTCCAACCTGCTCGGTAGTCAGCATGCCTTTGTAGACGATTTTACGACAAGACAAGCTTGGCAGGTAGAACGAACCGCCTTCTTTCTCATCTGCCGAATACCGGATCGCCAGCTCAGCACGTCTGCGAATCACATACAGCCTGCGCTCGAACGCGAGCTCATCGTTGATATCCGCAGATCTGCCGATGAACACCTGACGCACATAAGGCTTCGCAGCCAGTGCAGAACGACCCAGCATCTCATCAAAGGTAGGCACATCCCGGAAACCGAGGAATGTCTGTCCTTCTTCTTCAATGATCTTCTTCAGGCTCTCTTGGTGAGCGTTACGAATCTCAGGATCCTGAGAAAGAAACAGCATACCCACGCCGTACGCTCCTTGCTCTGGCAACGCAAAGCCGAGACGCTCTGCTTCCTGTGCAAAGTAACGGTGTGGAATCTGAATCAAAATACCGGCTCCGTCACCGGAATTCGGCTCACTGCCCTGTCCCCCGCGGTGCTCCATATTACCGAGCATGGTCAGTGCCTGACTAACGATATCGTGTGATGGTACTCCTTTGATGTTGGCAACAAAACCCATACCGCATGCATCTTTTTCGAACTGTGGGTCATACAAACCCTGTTTAGGAGGTAATCCGATGTGTCTCATGGAACGCAACCTTTCTATAATGAAGTATTTCGGAAAGATCAAGAACATAGGCAACAAGCAACAATGAAACGGGAGGAGCGGGCCTAAAGGTTGAGAACCCTGCTGAATAATCGGGGTGACCGCAACAATCGGGTCATTAGACTTAGAGTGCTTCTGCTGCTGGAGAAGAAGTCATTCTTCAGAAGTGCTTCCGGATGAGCCGGT contains these protein-coding regions:
- a CDS encoding helix-turn-helix domain-containing protein gives rise to the protein MNYGNRIAELREQRGLTQEELASSIHITRAALSHYEKNRRKPDFEVLTRLADIFNVSIDYLIGRTKQSDVVMDEDVREFVDSLELSDKEVLDRFDLMIDGKPLTEEEARRFIAFVRMERSMD
- the gltB gene encoding glutamate synthase large subunit — its product is MRHIGLPPKQGLYDPQFEKDACGMGFVANIKGVPSHDIVSQALTMLGNMEHRGGQGSEPNSGDGAGILIQIPHRYFAQEAERLGFALPEQGAYGVGMLFLSQDPEIRNAHQESLKKIIEEEGQTFLGFRDVPTFDEMLGRSALAAKPYVRQVFIGRSADINDELAFERRLYVIRRRAELAIRYSADEKEGGSFYLPSLSCRKIVYKGMLTTEQVGQFYLDLQEDLVESAIALVHSRFSTNTFPSWERAHPYRFMIHNGEINTMRGNVNWMHARQSLFESEVFGNDISKVKPIINPDGSDTAMFDNTLEFLYLSGRSLPHVAMMMVPEPWSTDEGMDPAKKAFYEYHSTMMEPWDGPAAMAFTDGLQIGATLDRNGLRPARYYVTKDDRIILSSEVGVLDIAPEEILYKDRLRPGRMLLVDTQEGRIISDEEVKALIAAENPYQEWLDEHLMDLNELPEAPELPDPKHDNVTQLQLAYGYTFEELRKVLEPMASTGMEATGSMGYDAPLAVLSDRPQRLYNYFKQMFAQVTNPPIDAIREEIVTSTATTIGPERNLLNPEPESCRQIRLDTPVLSNEDFAKIRHVRRPGFRSMTIPIFFTAKEGAEGLRKAMDLLFEAADRVIDKGHNILILSDRGVDAENAAIPALLAVAGLHHHLIRQGTRTKVSILLESAEPRDIHHYALLLGYGVSAVNPYLAFETLDDMIQQGLLRGISHEKAVKNYIKAATKGVIKILSKMGISTIQSYRGAQIFEAVGLKSDFVDRYFTWTPSRIGGIGLEEVAAEVLTHHNRAFTDKDGNDKVLDSGGEYQWRNDGEEHLFNPQTIHTLQHAVRTGDYNLYKKYAKLVQGENDQLLTIRSMLKLKPVGPAVPLEEVESVENIMRRFKTGAMSFGSISKEAHEDLAIAMNRVGGKSNTGEGGEDPARFIKDSNGDSRRSAIKQVASGRFGVTSNYLVNADEIQIKMAQGAKPGEGGQLPGRKVYPWVAEVRGSTPGVGLISPPPHHDIYSIEDLAELIYDLKNANPRADINVKLVSEVGVGTIAAGVAKGRADIILVSGYDGGTGASPQGSIRHAGMPWELGLAETHQTLMLNNLRDRVVLETDGKMLNGRDLAIAALLGAEEYGFSTAPLVALGCIMMRVCQMDTCPVGVATQNPELRKNYMGDPAHVVNFMRFVAEDVREIMAELGFRTIQEMVGRTDCLETVEAVDHWKKKGVDLSVLLHVPEMPEGSARYRTQHQNHQLEETLDMQQLLTLAQPAIESGQPVEAVLPITNVNRAVGTILGSEITRKYGLAGLPEDTVQFKFVGSAGQSFGAFVPKGMTLTVEGDSNDYVGKGLSGGKLIVMPSPKATFDAEDNIIIGNTALYGATSGEAYIRGIAGERFAVRNSGAKVVVEGVGDHGCEYMTGGRVVVLGDTGRNFAAGMSGGIAYVYDPKGTFLQRCNLEMVLLERIEDVSESADLRGMIQRHVAYTGSAAGERILDNWQDSVNQFVRVIPKDFKRMTEQIERVQATGLTGEEALLAAFEANMRELARAGG